A portion of the Pseudarthrobacter defluvii genome contains these proteins:
- a CDS encoding quinone oxidoreductase family protein, producing the protein MTHAIVARQAGGPEVLDYVEVEPPTPGPGQLLIHVGAAGVNFIDTYKRSGIYKVPYPFIPGSEAAGTVEAVGDGVTGFAVGDRVATAEGVSCYADYALVDEDAALPVPKGLDVFTAAALPLQGVTAHYLMNSTFKVEPGHKVLLHAGAGGVGLLLIQLLKARGAEVITTVSTDEKEQLALDAGADHVLRYGDFSGRVRDITSGTGVDVVYDGVGKDTFDGSLASLRVRGMLVLFGAASGPVPPVDPQRLNAGGSLFLTRPTMGHYLRDAAERRWRSDEIFAAAADGSLKVRIGARYPLSQAGQAHRDLEGRKTTGKVLLVP; encoded by the coding sequence ATGACGCACGCAATCGTCGCACGGCAGGCAGGCGGTCCGGAAGTCCTTGACTACGTTGAAGTTGAACCTCCCACTCCAGGTCCCGGACAATTGCTGATCCACGTCGGGGCGGCGGGCGTCAACTTCATCGACACCTACAAGCGCAGCGGCATCTACAAGGTGCCCTACCCCTTCATCCCCGGTTCGGAGGCCGCGGGCACGGTGGAAGCAGTAGGCGACGGTGTGACCGGTTTCGCCGTGGGTGATCGGGTAGCTACCGCGGAAGGCGTCAGCTGCTACGCGGACTACGCGCTGGTGGATGAGGATGCCGCACTGCCGGTCCCCAAGGGCCTGGACGTATTCACTGCCGCAGCGCTCCCCCTGCAGGGTGTCACAGCGCATTACCTGATGAATTCGACGTTCAAGGTGGAGCCGGGGCACAAGGTCCTGCTGCATGCCGGGGCCGGCGGCGTGGGGCTGCTGCTGATCCAGCTGCTCAAGGCGCGCGGGGCGGAAGTCATCACCACGGTCTCCACCGACGAAAAGGAACAGCTTGCGCTCGACGCCGGCGCGGACCACGTGCTGCGCTACGGCGACTTCTCCGGGCGGGTCAGGGACATCACCAGCGGGACCGGCGTGGACGTCGTTTATGACGGCGTGGGCAAGGATACTTTCGACGGTTCGCTGGCGTCATTGCGGGTCCGCGGAATGCTGGTGCTGTTCGGTGCCGCCTCGGGCCCCGTTCCACCCGTTGACCCGCAACGCCTCAATGCCGGCGGTTCCCTTTTCCTGACGCGCCCCACCATGGGCCATTACCTGCGGGATGCGGCGGAGCGGCGCTGGCGCTCGGACGAAATTTTTGCCGCCGCCGCGGACGGCAGCCTGAAGGTCCGCATCGGCGCCCGCTATCCGTTGAGCCAGGCCGGGCAGGCGCACCGCGACCTCGAGGGCCGCAAGACAACCGGCAAGGTCCTCCTGGTGCCCTGA
- the argC gene encoding N-acetyl-gamma-glutamyl-phosphate reductase: MTISVAVSGASGYAGGEVLRLLAGHPGVTIGAITAHSNAGSRLGELQPHLHGLASRILEDTTVANLSGHDVVFLALPHGASAEIAAQLPEGTVVIDAGADHRLEDPAAWEKFYGSAHAGTWPYGLPELPGQREALKGAKRIAVPGCYPTSALLALTPGFAAHLLEPDDVVIVSASGTSGAGKAAKVNLIGSEVMGSMSPYGVGGGHRHTPEIEQGLSNAAGEKVTVSFTPTLAPMSRGILTTATAKVKAGTTAAQLRLAWIEAYEDEPFVHVLPEGQWPATKSVQGSNHAAMQVAFDPHAGRVVVTCVIDNLTKGTAGGAVQSMNIALGLPETAGLNLQGVAP, encoded by the coding sequence ATGACTATTTCTGTTGCGGTTTCCGGAGCCAGCGGCTACGCCGGGGGAGAGGTCCTCCGACTCCTGGCCGGGCATCCGGGTGTGACCATCGGTGCCATCACAGCCCACAGCAACGCCGGTTCCCGCCTGGGTGAACTGCAGCCGCACCTGCATGGTCTCGCCAGCCGCATCCTTGAAGACACCACGGTGGCAAACCTTTCCGGCCATGACGTCGTCTTCCTCGCGCTGCCGCATGGTGCATCCGCTGAAATCGCCGCCCAGCTGCCGGAGGGCACAGTGGTGATCGACGCCGGCGCCGATCACCGCCTCGAGGACCCTGCGGCGTGGGAAAAGTTTTACGGCTCCGCGCACGCCGGCACCTGGCCCTACGGGCTTCCGGAACTGCCCGGCCAGCGCGAGGCCTTGAAGGGCGCCAAGCGCATTGCCGTTCCCGGGTGCTACCCGACGTCGGCCCTGCTGGCGCTGACCCCCGGGTTCGCTGCCCACCTGCTGGAGCCCGACGACGTCGTGATCGTTTCCGCCTCCGGCACCTCGGGCGCGGGCAAGGCCGCCAAGGTCAACCTGATCGGGTCCGAGGTCATGGGCTCGATGAGCCCCTACGGCGTGGGTGGCGGCCACCGGCACACCCCGGAAATCGAGCAGGGCCTGTCGAATGCGGCAGGGGAGAAGGTCACCGTTTCCTTCACGCCCACGCTGGCCCCCATGAGCCGCGGCATCCTGACCACCGCCACGGCCAAGGTCAAGGCCGGCACCACCGCCGCGCAGCTGCGCCTGGCCTGGATCGAAGCGTATGAGGACGAGCCGTTCGTCCACGTGCTTCCGGAAGGCCAGTGGCCCGCCACCAAGTCCGTGCAGGGCTCCAACCACGCGGCCATGCAGGTGGCATTCGACCCCCACGCAGGGCGTGTCGTCGTCACCTGCGTGATTGACAACCTGACCAAGGGCACTGCCGGCGGCGCCGTGCAGTCCATGAACATCGCACTCGGCCTGCCGGAAACCGCCGGCCTCAACCTGCAGGGAGTAGCCCCGTGA
- the argJ gene encoding bifunctional glutamate N-acetyltransferase/amino-acid acetyltransferase ArgJ, translating into MTITAPQGFRAAGVTAGLKASGKPDLALVVNDGPSKAAAAVFTSNRVAAAPVHWSRQVVSDGRVDAVILNSGGANACTGPTGFQNTHSTAEKVAEVLGISATDVFVCSTGLIGEQLPMDKILPGVEAAAAELSTEGGPAAGTAIMTTDSVPKSALFIGTDADGQEFSIGGIAKGAGMLAPGLATMLVVLTTDAVVQPEMLDVVLRDATRVTFDRADSDGCMSTNDTVVLLASGASGAVPSAEDFGTGLTQVCAELARKLIADAEGASHDIAIRTFNAASEADAETVSRSVARSNLFKAAIFGKDPNWGRVLSAVGTTDAAFEPDKLNVAMNGVQICRNGSIGDDRSLVDLEPREVLVEIDLQAGDAEATIWTNDLTHDYVHENSAYSS; encoded by the coding sequence GTGACCATCACCGCACCCCAGGGATTCCGGGCAGCCGGCGTCACCGCCGGCCTCAAGGCCTCCGGCAAGCCGGATCTCGCTTTGGTCGTCAATGACGGGCCGTCCAAGGCTGCTGCCGCCGTCTTCACCAGCAACAGGGTGGCAGCGGCCCCCGTGCACTGGTCCCGCCAGGTTGTCTCAGATGGCCGCGTGGACGCCGTCATCCTGAACTCCGGCGGAGCCAATGCCTGCACCGGCCCCACCGGTTTCCAGAACACCCACAGCACGGCCGAAAAAGTCGCCGAGGTCCTGGGGATCTCTGCCACCGATGTGTTCGTCTGCTCCACCGGCCTGATCGGCGAGCAGCTGCCCATGGACAAGATCCTGCCGGGCGTTGAAGCTGCCGCTGCTGAGCTCAGCACGGAAGGCGGCCCGGCTGCCGGCACCGCCATCATGACCACTGACAGCGTGCCCAAGTCCGCGCTTTTCATCGGCACTGACGCCGACGGCCAGGAATTCAGCATCGGCGGGATTGCCAAGGGCGCCGGCATGCTGGCCCCCGGGCTGGCGACGATGCTGGTGGTGCTCACTACGGATGCCGTGGTGCAGCCGGAAATGCTCGACGTCGTCCTCCGCGACGCCACCCGCGTCACCTTTGACCGCGCCGACTCGGACGGCTGCATGTCCACCAACGACACCGTTGTCCTGCTCGCCTCAGGAGCGTCCGGCGCCGTGCCCTCGGCCGAGGACTTCGGTACCGGCCTCACCCAGGTCTGCGCGGAGCTGGCCCGGAAACTGATCGCGGACGCCGAAGGCGCCAGCCACGACATCGCCATCCGCACCTTCAACGCAGCCAGCGAAGCAGACGCCGAAACGGTCAGCCGTTCGGTTGCCCGCTCCAACCTGTTCAAGGCAGCCATCTTCGGCAAGGACCCCAACTGGGGCCGTGTGCTCTCGGCCGTGGGCACCACGGATGCTGCCTTTGAGCCGGACAAGCTCAACGTGGCCATGAACGGCGTCCAGATCTGCCGCAACGGCAGCATCGGCGATGACCGCAGCCTGGTGGACCTGGAGCCCCGCGAGGTCCTGGTGGAGATCGACCTGCAGGCAGGCGACGCCGAGGCCACCATCTGGACGAACGACCTCACCCACGACTACGTCCACGAAAACAGCGCCTACTCCAGCTAG
- the argB gene encoding acetylglutamate kinase has translation MNTQTRETTSMSAAQDKAETLIEALPWIQRFAGSIMVVKYGGNAMVNDELRRAFAEDIVFLHHVGIHPVVVHGGGPQINSMLGRLGIESEFKGGLRVTTPEAMEVVRMVLTGQVGRELVGLINSHGPYAVGMSGEDGGLLRAVRTGTVVDGEEVDLGLVGEVVGVDPAGIVDILDAGRIPVISTVAPEIVDGGEGVVGTARFQPTGQVLNVNADTAAAAVASALGASKLVILTDVEGLYANWPDKSSLISSLTASELRKMLPRLESGMIPKMAACLKAVDEGVERAHIVDGRLAHSMLLETFTTAGIGTQVVPDEEING, from the coding sequence ATGAACACCCAGACGCGTGAAACCACCAGCATGTCCGCCGCGCAGGACAAGGCTGAGACCCTGATCGAGGCCCTGCCCTGGATCCAGCGGTTCGCCGGCAGCATCATGGTGGTCAAATACGGCGGCAACGCCATGGTTAACGACGAACTCCGGCGCGCCTTCGCCGAGGACATCGTCTTCCTCCATCATGTGGGCATCCACCCCGTGGTGGTCCACGGCGGCGGCCCGCAGATCAACTCCATGCTGGGCCGGCTGGGCATCGAATCCGAGTTCAAGGGCGGCCTGCGCGTCACCACTCCAGAGGCCATGGAGGTGGTCCGCATGGTCCTCACCGGCCAGGTGGGCCGCGAACTGGTGGGCCTGATCAACTCCCACGGCCCCTACGCCGTGGGCATGTCCGGCGAAGACGGCGGCCTGCTCCGCGCCGTCCGCACCGGCACCGTAGTGGACGGGGAAGAGGTGGACCTTGGCCTGGTGGGCGAGGTGGTGGGCGTCGACCCCGCCGGCATCGTGGACATCCTCGACGCCGGACGCATCCCCGTCATCTCCACCGTCGCCCCGGAAATCGTCGACGGCGGGGAGGGCGTGGTGGGAACCGCGCGGTTCCAGCCCACCGGCCAAGTCCTGAACGTCAACGCGGACACCGCGGCGGCCGCCGTCGCCTCGGCGCTGGGCGCCTCCAAGCTGGTGATCCTGACCGATGTGGAAGGACTCTACGCCAACTGGCCGGACAAATCCTCCCTGATTTCGTCCCTCACCGCGTCGGAACTGCGGAAGATGCTGCCGAGGCTTGAGTCAGGCATGATCCCCAAGATGGCCGCGTGCCTGAAGGCCGTCGACGAGGGAGTGGAACGGGCACACATCGTGGACGGCCGCCTGGCCCACTCCATGCTTCTTGAAACATTTACGACGGCGGGCATCGGCACCCAGGTAGTCCCGGACGAGGAGATCAACGGATGA
- a CDS encoding acetylornithine transaminase, whose protein sequence is MNTIEKASVTELVETTGHAGSEWLSRYSSSLMNVFGTPQRVLVRGAGCLVWDADGKEYLDLLGGIAVNALGHAHPFVTSVIASQLATLGHVSNFFTSPTQVALAEKLLELAHAPAGSKVFFSNSGTEANEAAFKLARRNTGNADTKRTKIIALEGAFHGRTMGALALTAKEAYRAPFEPLPGGVVHIPFGDIAALEAAVDDTVAAVFLEPIQGEAGVRPLPPGYLKAAREATSKAGALLILDEVQTGIGRTGKWLASEDAGIVPDAVTLAKGLGGGFPIGALITFGEATSSLLSAGQHGTTFGGNPVATAAALATLHALESQNVLANAAAVGEHLRSALAAIPGVTEVRGEGLLIGFDLDADVAPAVVQAALDAGFIVNSPGPRTIRLAPPLILTTAQADTFLAAFPAILQAAKDAQ, encoded by the coding sequence ATGAACACGATCGAGAAGGCATCAGTGACCGAGCTGGTGGAGACCACGGGCCACGCCGGCTCCGAGTGGCTGTCCCGCTACTCCTCTTCGCTCATGAACGTATTTGGCACGCCCCAGCGCGTCCTGGTCCGCGGGGCCGGCTGCCTGGTGTGGGACGCCGACGGCAAGGAGTACCTGGACCTGCTGGGCGGCATCGCCGTGAACGCCCTGGGCCACGCCCACCCCTTCGTGACCTCGGTCATCGCCAGCCAGCTGGCCACCCTGGGCCACGTCTCAAACTTCTTCACCAGCCCCACCCAGGTGGCGCTGGCCGAGAAGCTCCTGGAACTTGCCCACGCCCCCGCCGGTTCCAAGGTGTTCTTCAGCAACTCCGGCACCGAAGCGAACGAGGCCGCCTTCAAGCTGGCCCGCCGCAACACGGGCAACGCGGACACGAAACGCACGAAGATTATTGCCCTTGAGGGCGCGTTCCATGGCCGGACCATGGGAGCCCTGGCGCTCACGGCGAAGGAGGCCTACCGGGCACCCTTCGAGCCGCTTCCCGGCGGTGTGGTGCACATTCCGTTCGGCGACATCGCCGCGCTGGAGGCGGCGGTAGACGACACCGTGGCCGCGGTCTTCCTGGAGCCCATACAGGGCGAGGCCGGTGTCCGGCCGCTGCCCCCCGGCTACCTCAAGGCCGCGCGCGAAGCCACCAGCAAAGCCGGTGCCCTGCTGATCCTGGATGAGGTCCAGACCGGCATCGGCCGGACCGGCAAGTGGCTGGCCAGCGAGGATGCCGGGATTGTCCCCGATGCCGTCACCCTGGCCAAGGGGCTGGGCGGTGGATTCCCCATCGGTGCCCTGATCACGTTCGGTGAGGCAACGTCGTCGCTGTTGTCCGCCGGCCAGCACGGCACCACCTTTGGCGGAAACCCGGTAGCCACCGCGGCGGCCCTGGCCACCCTCCACGCCCTGGAAAGCCAGAACGTGCTGGCCAACGCCGCGGCGGTGGGGGAGCACCTGCGCTCCGCACTGGCGGCCATCCCGGGCGTCACCGAGGTCCGTGGCGAAGGGCTCCTGATCGGCTTCGACCTGGACGCCGACGTGGCACCGGCGGTGGTGCAGGCCGCCCTCGATGCCGGGTTCATCGTCAACAGCCCCGGCCCGCGCACCATCCGCCTGGCCCCGCCACTGATCCTCACCACGGCGCAGGCAGACACCTTCCTCGCCGCTTTCCCGGCAATCCTCCAAGCAGCTAAGGACGCCCAGTGA